The Triticum aestivum cultivar Chinese Spring chromosome 6D, IWGSC CS RefSeq v2.1, whole genome shotgun sequence genomic sequence tgttcttccttctaTTCTACGCCGCTCGCCTGACGTTAGAAAGTGCACTGAACTATGAAAAAgttaatatagatatgataatttggagcaaaAGGTGAAGGGTTTTTCCCTTCATAATAGTCGGGATATCAGTTAATGCTTCAAAAATATCAAATAAACTCAAAATGTTCTAAATTTGAGAATGAGACTACAAATGGTGTGTATTAAATATAGAAAACAAATTTGAAGTTAAAAAAGTTTTCTTCCTCGTTTGGACGTTATTTTTAACGGGAAATGCAAAAGTAAGTGTGGCAAGCCCTTAGAAACGCCCGCCATAACTAAAGTTTGCGgtggcatgtgatacgtctccaacgtatctatagttttttattataCTATCAATCTTAGATACTTTATAAGCAATTTAAAATCATTTTTGAGACTAAACTATAaacctagtgcctagtgtcagttgatGTTTTTACTTGTTTTTGACTTTTCAGTAAATCAGTACCAAACTAAGTCGAACCACGATGAAACTTTACGGCAATTTAttttggaccagaagggaccctagaacgTTCGAGAGAAGGCCAGCAGACTTACGGGAGAACCACGAGCTCACACTTCGCGCCCCAGGGGGTGCCACATGAGCTCATGGGACCCATgcggctccgtttgacctaattccaatgCTATAAATTCTCATAAATCCGATAACCAACAGATATTATGCTTACACATGCTCGAGGTTGGCTTACACATGCTTGAGGTTGGGATGGTGCGGGAGCGCCCGACGGCAACCGGCGAGGCCCCGTCGGAGTTGCCTGTTGATGGGGAATGAAGAGATGTTGTGCAGTGGAAGGAGAGAGATGATGTCGAGGAAACATATATTATTCGAACATGCACATGGGGAGGTCAGTTGGCGGTAGCATCTCTTCGTTATTTTGTGAAACTCCCATGCCTCAGCGATGACCCAGTCAAAATCAGCGTGGTGGGCCAAAATTGATCTCTCAATCGCTTCCAGACAATTTATCCCAGGAGCTTAGTGATACACTCCCTttataaaaaaatataagagcgttagATCACTTAATataacgcttttatatttctttacagagagtaGGTGATTACTAATTGGACTCCGATAACACCCGAACACTCCCTTTTTGACCATGCCAAATCGAATGCTTTCGATGACAATTTTAATGACGCAATGATAGCAAGTTTAGTTGAGAGTTGAGACGCATGGCAAACTGCGCTCAATGTATTTTTTGTCAACAAATTGCCGTGCGTGTCAACTAAACATGTCATCCTTGTGTTAATAAAATTACCATAAAAATGTCCGATTTACCACAATCAGATCCGGAACGTTCATGATTTACCATTTCTGTACCAATTAACGGTACGAGAAAAGTTTCTAAATAAAAGGTACGAGAAAAGGTAAAAAACTATTGGTCTTCTTTTACGTCCTGTCATGACACTGTCAAGGTTGTTCCTAGTAACAAAggtaaagaaaaaaaggaaggtgCTACACCAGTTTTCGCAACATCACAACAACAGGTGGGATGGAAACCTCCACCAGAAGATTATATCAAGATCAATGTCGATGCCAGCTATGTGGAGAGTATTACTGCGGCCAGTGAGGGGGTGGTTGTTAGGAACTCATCTGGTGAAGTTATTATATCTTCGTGGGACTTTCTGGGTCAGTGCTACAGTGTGAATGAAGCTGAGCCGCGTGCTTGCGTGGCAGGCCTTTATATAGGTATTACTCTTCACCAGTCCATTATTTTGGAGACTGATTGTGCTTTTGTCCGTTCTTTCCTTGCAAATGAGAATCTGGACAGGTCCTCGCTCGTTGATCTGAAGAAAGAAGCCTTGAGTATATCGAAGATGCTTAAGAATTTTAAAATTGCGAAAAATTAATCGGAACGCCAATAAGGTGGCTCATGAAATTGCGAAGTTTAGCTTTATAAGTAAATCTGATGGGATTCTTCTTAATAGCGTTCCGCCCTGTGTGGCGAATTTTGTAATGAACGATTGTAATaacattattaattaattaatgtatGGATTTTTTTAAAAGAGAAAAGGTAAAAAAATAAGGCTGATATCTTTGTACATTGATCACGTACGCTTGCTTTTTTTGGAAGATAAAGTCAAAAGAAGATGGTCTCATATTGTAGAGTGGCCAGAAGTAGCTAGCACACAAGTCTCGGTGGCGCGATTTGCTTCAAGAATCTCATCGATCAAACGGTCAACGGCGAGACCGTCCGAGACGACGCCGGCGTGGGTCGTGTTGGCCATCTTGATAGATCTGTAGCATCCACTCTGCGCCGGATCATGACCGATGACCGTGTCGAGCGCAAGTATGCCGGCCAGATTgaccgccccgtcgccgtcgccgtacaCCACCTCGGGGTCCTTGCCGAGGTCGCTGTCCCAGTACACCAGCTTCTCCGGGGTCGCCACGCCGACGCCGTTGATGCACGTCATGGGCACCAGCGGCGCTCTCAGGTTGAGCGCCACCGGCAGCGCCCGCGACAGGTACAGGCCCACGGCGGACTCCGGCAGCCCGATCGCCGAGAGGAACTCCGGCATGTCGCGCGCGGTGTAGTCCCTGGCCCGCGTGACGACCAGAGGCGTCTCGTCGCCGAAGACCGTGGGCGACGGCAGCGCATCGAACGCGGACGCGAAGCTCCTCCTGACGCGCCTCGTCGACATGACGTCGCCGCCGTCCTTGGAGGCGAGCCCCTTCATGGAGACCACAATCCCGCCGGTGCCCGTGGAGGCCATGAAGAAGTGCTTGACGAGCCTCCGGCGCCACGCCAGGGGGCTCCGGCTGAGGAACTCGAGCGCGAACTGACCGCCTTGACTGTGCGACACGAGGAAGACCGGCTTGCCCCTGTTCTTGCTGCTCGCGTGCTCCACGAGCGCCGTGAGGTTCCCGCAGAACATAGAGAACTCCCTGCTCGGCAGCCCCAGCACGGGGGCTGCGTACCGGAGGTCGTACGGAGCGCCGAAGAGGTTCTGGCCGTCTCTGTACCCGATCCGTTCCAACGCCTCCACGAACCTattcagagcatctccaacaggcccGTGATTTTAGGGCCGCGCAGGAAAAATCATCTATTTTGTGCGCGCGCAGCCGTTTAGGGCTCTCAAAAACACGCGTGCGGTATAGTTGGTTCATCGCGCGCCGCTTATTTCGTGCGCCTACTCCTGCGCGCTGGACAGCGACAACTCGCGCGCGACTTCCATCAACCGATCCAGACGTTGGTGCCACCGCCCGCACCTCCCCATTTGCTCCGGAGACCCGacggcgcttccccggcctatcctcGTGTGCCGCAGTTGCTTCCTCCACCTCCTCTCATCACCGCCGCCCCTCGAGCGCGCCATTCGTCTGACGAACAATGCTCGGCCGCCCACTGCCGCTCGGCgcccacaaggtgtttgacaaaacgcttgcaaggtatgtattgcttcaacttcaTATTTTGTAGAAGAATTTGATATTCAAAAGGAGGAGGAACTTgtaatgatcctagctatgcaggTCAATAAAAAGCCGAAGcatggtggttcggttatgggtcgtcagaaaatttggagggataagATCGATGCCGACAACAAattgatgaggcactattttgtGGATAATCCCATATATCCCGAGTCGTATTTTCGGCGCCGTTTTAGGATGAGCATCGAGTTATTCAAATGCATTCCAGAGAAACTGGCGAGCCATGATCAGTTTTTTTCAACTAAGGAGGAATGCCGCTGGAgaactcgggcatagcacctttcaaaaggtgacagccgcttttcgtatgttggcatacggtattctggctgatctagttgatgaccacTTGGTCATGGGTGAGAGTCAAGCGCTTCACAGTCGTAATTGTGAAGTGTTTGGTCCAAAGTATTTGAGagctcccaatgctgaagacaccgcaaggcttttggagatgaacaaagctcacggtTCCCAGGTATGCTTGGTTAAATAGATTGCATGCATCGGAGTTGAAAGAACTGTCCTAAGGCATGGCATGGACAATTCCACGGCCAGAAAAAGGGTTCCGCTATAATTATTGAAGCAGTGGctgatcaagagacttggatttggcattcTTTTTTTTGAATGCCTGGATCTTTGGATGACATCAACATTCTTAATCGGTCACCACTAATGAATAGGATTGCAAATGGTGAactgccaccggtgcagtttgtagtaAATAGCCATACATACAACTATGACAACTATCTTGCGTATGACATCTACCTAAAGTGGCAAACATTGTTGAAAAAatcggaaggtaagaaaaatcttgatttccacaatgctcaggctgaagaaaatatgccctagaggcaataataaagttgttatttatatttccttatgtcatgataaatgtttattattcatgctagaattgtattaatcggaaccttgatatatgtgtgaatacatagacaaaacagagtgttcctagtatgcctctactagactagctcgttaatcaaagatggttaactttcctgaccatagacatgtgttgtcatttgatgaatgggatcacatcattagaaaatgatgtgatggacaagacccatccgttagcttagcatattgatcattaagttttattgctattgctttcttcatgacttatacatgttcctctgactatgagattatgcaactcccgaataccggaggaacacttagtgtgctatcaaacatcacaacgtaactgggtgattataaagatgctctacaggtgtctccgaaggtgtttgtttggttggcatacttcaagattaggatttgtcactccgtgtatcggagaggtatctctgggaccttctcggtaatgcacatcactataagccttgcaagcaatgtgactaatgagttagttgcgggatgatgcattacggaacgagtaaagagacttgccagtaatgagattgaactaggtatgatgataccgacgatcgaatctcgggcaagtaacataccgatgacaaagggaataatgtatgttgttatgcggtttgaccgataaagatcttcgtagaatatgtaggagccaatatgagcatccaggttctgatattggttattgaccgaagatgtgtctcggtcatgtctacatagttctcgaacccgtagggtccgcacgcttaacgttcgatgacggtttgtattatatgagttatgtgatttggtgaccgaatattgttcggag encodes the following:
- the LOC123142375 gene encoding lecithin-cholesterol acyltransferase-like 1, with the translated sequence MARSRGGGDERRWRKQLRHTRIGRGSAVGSPEQMGRCGRWHQRLDRLMEVARELSLSSAQEFVEALERIGYRDGQNLFGAPYDLRYAAPVLGLPSREFSMFCGNLTALVEHASSKNRGKPVFLVSHSQGGQFALEFLSRSPLAWRRRLVKHFFMASTGTGGIVVSMKGLASKDGGDVMSTRRVRRSFASAFDALPSPTVFGDETPLVVTRARDYTARDMPEFLSAIGLPESAVGLYLSRALPVALNLRAPLVPMTCINGVGVATPEKLVYWDSDLGKDPEVVYGDGDGAVNLAGILALDTVIGHDPAQSGCYRSIKMANTTHAGVVSDGLAVDRLIDEILEANRATETCVLATSGHSTI